In one Balaenoptera musculus isolate JJ_BM4_2016_0621 chromosome 20, mBalMus1.pri.v3, whole genome shotgun sequence genomic region, the following are encoded:
- the MRPS7 gene encoding 28S ribosomal protein S7, mitochondrial: protein MHRGPCRAFSPSSVTRSGTPRAASLGSSWPAKMAASVVTAARGWSGLLLGVRSAVLRLPGLTQVRWSRYGPEYQDPQIDKEYYRKPLTELTEEEKYERELRKTQVIKAAPATRTSSVFEDPVISKFTNMMMKGGNKILARSLMTQTLEAVKRKQFEKYHAASAEEQATIECNPYTIFHQALKNCEPVIGLVSILKGGHFYQVPVPLAERRRRFLAMKWMITECREKKHRRMLMPEKLSQELLEAFHNRGPVIKRKHDTHKMAEANRALAHYRWW from the exons ATGCACAGAGGACCCTGTAGAGCCTTTTCCCCGTCTTCCGTCACTCGCTCAGGCACGCCGAGGGCAGCCTCTCTAGGGTCCTCGTGGCCAGCCAAGATGGCTGCCTCCGTGGTGACGGCTGCGCGAGGGTGGTCGGGCTTGCTGCTGGGCGTGCGGAGTGCTGTCCTGAGGCTTCCAGG gctaACCCAGGTGAGGTGGAGCCGCTATGGTCCTGAATACCAGGATCCCCAGATTGACAAGGAATATTACCGCAAGCCCTTGACCGAGCTGACTGAGGAGGAAAAGTATGAGCGGGAGCTCAGGAAGACTCAGGTTATCAAAGCTGCCCCTGCGACAAGAACAAGCTCTGTGTTTGAAGACCCAGTGATCAG TAAATTCACCAACATGATGATGAAAGGAGGAAACAAAATACTGGCCAGATCCCTCATGACACAG ACTCTGGAAGCTGTGAAAAGGAAACAGTTTGAGAAGTACCACGCTGCTTCTGCAGAGGAACAGGCAACCATTGAATGCAACCCTTACACCATCTTCCACCAAGCACTGAAAAACTGTGAGCCTGTGATTGGGCTGGTATCCATCCTCAAGGGTGGCCATTTCTATCAG GTCCCTGTGCCGCTAGCTGAGCGGCGTCGCCGCTTCCTGGCCATGAAGTGGATGATTACTGAGTGTCGGGAGAAGAAGCACCGGCGGATGCTGATGCCGGAGAAGCTGTCCCAGGAGCTGCTGGAGGCTTTTCACAACCGGGGCCCTGTGATCAAGAGAAAGCACGACACGCACAAGATGGCCGAGGCCAACCGCGCGCTGGCCCACTACCGCTGGTGGTAA